In Pseudomonas sp. FP1742, the DNA window CGGGTGAATGAGGTTTGTCCTTCGGTCAGCTTTTATTTTGGGTATTGGTTTAGCCATTGGCGCGCCTGATACCCATACGGCGCCCACTTTAAACGGGTCGCCACCAGAGAATTCTCAACCCCCGGTCGGCCTCCCGACCGGGGGTTTTGTTTTTTCAGCCCTGAACATTTTTAGCGTCACACCTGACAACTCGAGGATTTACGACATGAATTACGCCACTTATTACCGTTACGACAGTTTTACCGCCTGGCGATTTACCAGCCTCCGCTCGGGACAGCCTGCCGCCTCCGATCGGTCACCCACAGGTGGCAAGCCAACACACACAGCCAATCCGGCCAATTGTCGAACACCCCAGTAGGGCCGAGCGCGCGGGACGAACCCGCCGCCAGCCCAGGAAGCCCGAATATGAACTCGTCCGTCTCTGCTCTGCCGCTGTCCACCTTGAGCCCTGCCAATGAAGCGCTGACCTTGCGTCTCCCCAGCTCATTGCAACTCAAACAGCAACTGCCTCTCAGCAACGCCCTGACCCAGCAAGTCGCCGCCCACCGTCAATCGGTCCGCGCGATCCTCAACGGTGAAGACTCCCGCTTGTTGGTAATCGTCGGTCCCTGCTCGATTCACGATCCCCGTTCAGCCCTCGAATACGCCACCCACCTGGCCCGCCTGTCGGCGCAAGTCAGCGATGAGATGCTGCTGGTGATGCGCGCCTACGTCGAAAAACCCCGCACCACGGTCGGCTGGAAAGGCCTGGCCTACGACCCGCATCTGGATGGTAGCGATGACATGGCAGGCGGCTTGACCCTGTCTCGCGAATTGATGCGCGAAATACTCCAGTTGGGCCTGCCCATTGCCACCGAGCTGTTGCAGCCGATGGCCGCCGGTTACTTTGACGATCTGCTGAGCTGGGTCGCGATTGGCGCCCGTACCACCGAATCGCAGATCCATCGGGAAATGGCCAGCGGCCTGAGCATGCCGGTAGGGTTCAAGAACGGCACCGATGGCGGTGTGGCTGTCGCCAGCGACGCCATGCGCTCGGCCGCCCATCCCCATCGCCATTTCGGTATCGACAGCCAGGGGCATCCTGCGATCATTCAGACACCGGGCAACCCCGATACCCACCTGGTATTGCGTGGCGGCCATCGTGGCCCGAACTACGACCGCGACAGTATCGCCAAGGTGCACAGCGATTTGACCAGACTCAAGATCCCGGCGCGGATCATGGTCGACTGCAGCCACGCCAACAGCGGTAAAGACCCGTTGCGTCAGCCCGCCGTGTTCAACGACGTACTTGAACAGCGCCTGCACGGCGATCACTCACTGATCGGCATGATGATCGAAAGCCATCTGTTCGAAGGCTGCCAACCACTGAGCCCCTCGCTGCGTTACGGAGTGTCGGTAACGGACGGCTGCCTTGGCTGGACCGGGACCGAGCAACTGTTGCTGCAAGCAGCCGAGCGTCTTGGTGCGCAGCGCCGTACCCAACAACCAAAGTGATCAGTGCCCGCCTTCCAGTTATCAATCGAAAACTGGAAGGCGGCTGCGTTGAATCGGCTTATGAATACGGCGCGGATCCGCGATTGCCATTGCCGGGCAATCGCG includes these proteins:
- a CDS encoding 3-deoxy-7-phosphoheptulonate synthase, which codes for MNSSVSALPLSTLSPANEALTLRLPSSLQLKQQLPLSNALTQQVAAHRQSVRAILNGEDSRLLVIVGPCSIHDPRSALEYATHLARLSAQVSDEMLLVMRAYVEKPRTTVGWKGLAYDPHLDGSDDMAGGLTLSRELMREILQLGLPIATELLQPMAAGYFDDLLSWVAIGARTTESQIHREMASGLSMPVGFKNGTDGGVAVASDAMRSAAHPHRHFGIDSQGHPAIIQTPGNPDTHLVLRGGHRGPNYDRDSIAKVHSDLTRLKIPARIMVDCSHANSGKDPLRQPAVFNDVLEQRLHGDHSLIGMMIESHLFEGCQPLSPSLRYGVSVTDGCLGWTGTEQLLLQAAERLGAQRRTQQPK